TCTCCGTCGCTCGTGTAGAGAGAGAGGTCTATGTCAGGACCGAACGCTGCCTTCTTCCTTTCAGCCTCTTTTGCCTTCTCCCTTATCAGGCTGCGCTCAGGCATCGCACGCACTCCTCATATCCTTTCTCTCGGATCTCCCTCAGAATATCCCTTGGATTCCCGACGCATCGGATAGAGCCCTCAAGCATGACACAGGCCTTGTCAGGATTAACATAATCGAGGATATAGCCCGAATGGGTAATGACGAGGGCTGACTTCAGTCCTTTCTCCTTGACCCTTCCTTTTCCCAGGAGCTCATTTATGACGCCTCCCACGAGGTGGATGTTCTCAAGATCGACACCGGAGTCCGGCTCATCAAGCATGGTAAGGTCTGGATTCTGAACCAGGAGTTGGAGAAGTTCCGACCGCTTTACCTCACCTCCGGAAAACCCGAGGTTGATGTCGCGCTGAAGGAAGCCGGTAAGCCTCAGCCTTTCAGCCCACCGGTCGATTCTCTCCTCAGAGACCGGCCCCCTTTTACCCATCGTGACGCGAAGCACATCCCGGAGTTTAACTCCTCTCACAACAGGAGGCGACTGGAAGGCCATGCCGAGGCCTCTCCTGCTCCGTTCATCCATGGGGAGTGCGGTTATGTCCCTCCCCTTAAACATGACCCTGCCTGATTCAACCCGGTAGGACGGAAATCCCATGATCGTCTTCAGAAGTGTGGTCTTCCCCGACCCGTTTGGGCCGAAAAGTGCCGTTATCTGCCCATCGTCTACCGAGAGGTTCACCCCGCTAAGGACTCTCCTGCCGTCAACACTGACTACGAGATTTTCGACGTCGAGCATACTTCCCATGTCTAAAGTCTATCAAATTTCCATCCCT
The DNA window shown above is from Thermodesulfovibrionales bacterium and carries:
- a CDS encoding ABC transporter ATP-binding protein, whose translation is MLDVENLVVSVDGRRVLSGVNLSVDDGQITALFGPNGSGKTTLLKTIMGFPSYRVESGRVMFKGRDITALPMDERSRRGLGMAFQSPPVVRGVKLRDVLRVTMGKRGPVSEERIDRWAERLRLTGFLQRDINLGFSGGEVKRSELLQLLVQNPDLTMLDEPDSGVDLENIHLVGGVINELLGKGRVKEKGLKSALVITHSGYILDYVNPDKACVMLEGSIRCVGNPRDILREIREKGYEECVRCLSAA